The Ascaphus truei isolate aAscTru1 chromosome 3, aAscTru1.hap1, whole genome shotgun sequence genome includes a region encoding these proteins:
- the IL18RAP gene encoding interleukin-18 receptor accessory protein isoform X1: MFGYGWTFIFIATLHAVITVADQTDCSNEEPSSRYQAFAGEEFFFQCLSPSHKPQYIFNQSVVYEKITEWFYQTDNGNLMEIKNSNINKKGSALWFSPVVIQNSGDYICILKMENLCLKISLKVKAKDKKSCLEYGQSSLYLIITSKSSISCPSLSCQQGLKRSNLTWYKDGKEFTEQPNRFSLKINEVIQFTITYASDSGNYVCDYVRNMNGSQWIVRAIVEVKTGVRDTRNRPTILDPKNGTNIEAELGKPLDLKCRVLFAFEKIFQPHVKYFKLHPDSKEEQLKQTHLSAPEKDLEGTIYILTTKLDKVTTEELNAKFVCHAQNSVGNSTAVIKLIRKTTDIVFLVYILCVSVLLLLSLLIGSGMVYIHWIEIVLLYRNYISKDETIGDDKDFDAFVSYAKQSLVVDEATSDDSYDEERFATQLLPSVLEDKYNYKLCLLERDILPGGAYIEDIVNITKRSRRVIVILSQRYIAGPSLFELQAAINCALEEEPLKLILIKFKPFIEPESLPRIVKKALNALPVVTWKTKSKPSPSHVNDATKFWNRIRYHMPVKKNKTHGENVFSKRLTVQH, encoded by the exons ATGTTCGGTTACGGTTGGACTTTCATTTTCATCGCCACCCTACATGCAGTAATTACAGTGGCTGACCAGACTG ACTGTTCCAATGAAGAACCAAGCTCCAGATACCAGGCATTCGCTGGAGAAGAATTTTTCTTCCAGTGTCTTTCACCTTCCCATAAACCACAGTACATCTTTAACCAGTCAGTTGTTTATGAAAAGATCACAGAATGGTTCTACCAAACAGATAATGGAAACCTAATGGAGATTAAAAACAGCAACATAAATAAGAAAGGAAGTGCACTTTGGTTTTCTCCAGTAGTAATACAAAACTCTGGAGATTACATCTGCATTTTAAA AATGGAAAATCTTTGTTTAAAAATAAGCCTTAAAGTTAAAGCAAAGGATAAAAAAAGCTGTTTGGAATATGGACAGAGTAGTCTGTATCTTATAATAACATCTAAAAGTTCAATATCATGTCCTTCGCTAAGTTGTCAACAGGGGCTGAAGAGATCAAATCTTACATGGTACAAG GATGGAAAAGAATTTACTGAGCAACCTAACCGTTtctctttaaaaataaatgaggTGATCCAGTTTACTATAACATATGCCAGTGATTCTGGTAACTACGTGTGTGATTATGTTCGGAACatgaatggaagtcaatggataGTTAGAGCAATTGTTGAAGTGAAAACTGGTG TAAGAGACACACGTAACAGGCCAACTATTTTGGATCCCAAAAATGGAACAAATATTGAAGCAGAGCTTG GAAAACCTCTTGATCTAAAGTGCCGAGTCTTATTTGCTTTTGAAAAAATATTCCAACCACATGTAAAATATTTCAAATTGCATCCGGATTCCAAAGAAGAGCAGCTGAAACAAACACATCTTAG TGCCCCAGAAAAAGATCTTGAGGGTACGATATATATCCTCACAACCAAGCTGGATAAGGTAACCACAGAGGAACTAAATGCCAAATTTGTTTGCCATGCTCAGAATTCAGTGGGGAACTCTACAGCAGTGATTAAACTAATCAGAAAAACAACAG ATATTGTATTCCTGGTGTACATATTATGTGTATCTGTGCTACTACTACTAAGTTTACTAATAGGGAGTGGGATGGTGTATATACATTGGATTGAAATTGTGCTGCTCTATAGGAATTATATATCAAAGGATGAGACTATTGGAG ATGACAAGGACTTTGATGCATTTGTTTCATATGCAAAGCAGAGCTTGGTAGTTGATGAAGCGACAAGTGACGATAGTTACGATGAAGAGAGATTTGCAACACAACTCCTACCAAGTGTACTCGAAGACAAATACAATTACAAACTTTGCCTACTGGAACGAGACATTCTGCCAGGAGGAG CTTATATTGAAGATATTGTCAACATTACTAAAAGAAGCAGGCGTGTCATTGTTATACTGTCTCAGAGATACATCGCTGGGCCCAGTTTATTTGAACTGCAAGCAGCCATCaactgtgctttggaagaggaacCTCTGAAGTTGATTCTGATTAAGTTCAAGCCTTTCATAGAGCCAGAGTCCTTGCCTCGTATTGTGAAGAAAGCTCTAAATGCCCTGCCTGTGGTAACCTGGAAAACAAAATCAAAACCCTCTCCATCCCATGTCAATGATGCCACCAAATTCTGGAATAGGATCAGGTATCACATGCCAGTGAAGAAAAACAAGACTCATGGAGAAAATGTGTTTTCTAAAAGATTAACAGTCCAGCATTGA
- the IL18RAP gene encoding interleukin-18 receptor accessory protein isoform X2: MFGYGWTFIFIATLHAVITVADQTDCSNEEPSSRYQAFAGEEFFFQCLSPSHKPQYIFNQSVVYEKITEWFYQTDNGNLMEIKNSNINKKGSALWFSPVVIQNSGDYICILKMENLCLKISLKVKAKDKKSCLEYGQSSLYLIITSKSSISCPSLSCQQGLKRSNLTWYKDGKEFTEQPNRFSLKINEVIQFTITYASDSGNYVCDYVRNMNGSQWIVRAIVEVKTGGKPLDLKCRVLFAFEKIFQPHVKYFKLHPDSKEEQLKQTHLSAPEKDLEGTIYILTTKLDKVTTEELNAKFVCHAQNSVGNSTAVIKLIRKTTDIVFLVYILCVSVLLLLSLLIGSGMVYIHWIEIVLLYRNYISKDETIGDDKDFDAFVSYAKQSLVVDEATSDDSYDEERFATQLLPSVLEDKYNYKLCLLERDILPGGAYIEDIVNITKRSRRVIVILSQRYIAGPSLFELQAAINCALEEEPLKLILIKFKPFIEPESLPRIVKKALNALPVVTWKTKSKPSPSHVNDATKFWNRIRYHMPVKKNKTHGENVFSKRLTVQH; this comes from the exons ATGTTCGGTTACGGTTGGACTTTCATTTTCATCGCCACCCTACATGCAGTAATTACAGTGGCTGACCAGACTG ACTGTTCCAATGAAGAACCAAGCTCCAGATACCAGGCATTCGCTGGAGAAGAATTTTTCTTCCAGTGTCTTTCACCTTCCCATAAACCACAGTACATCTTTAACCAGTCAGTTGTTTATGAAAAGATCACAGAATGGTTCTACCAAACAGATAATGGAAACCTAATGGAGATTAAAAACAGCAACATAAATAAGAAAGGAAGTGCACTTTGGTTTTCTCCAGTAGTAATACAAAACTCTGGAGATTACATCTGCATTTTAAA AATGGAAAATCTTTGTTTAAAAATAAGCCTTAAAGTTAAAGCAAAGGATAAAAAAAGCTGTTTGGAATATGGACAGAGTAGTCTGTATCTTATAATAACATCTAAAAGTTCAATATCATGTCCTTCGCTAAGTTGTCAACAGGGGCTGAAGAGATCAAATCTTACATGGTACAAG GATGGAAAAGAATTTACTGAGCAACCTAACCGTTtctctttaaaaataaatgaggTGATCCAGTTTACTATAACATATGCCAGTGATTCTGGTAACTACGTGTGTGATTATGTTCGGAACatgaatggaagtcaatggataGTTAGAGCAATTGTTGAAGTGAAAACTGGTG GAAAACCTCTTGATCTAAAGTGCCGAGTCTTATTTGCTTTTGAAAAAATATTCCAACCACATGTAAAATATTTCAAATTGCATCCGGATTCCAAAGAAGAGCAGCTGAAACAAACACATCTTAG TGCCCCAGAAAAAGATCTTGAGGGTACGATATATATCCTCACAACCAAGCTGGATAAGGTAACCACAGAGGAACTAAATGCCAAATTTGTTTGCCATGCTCAGAATTCAGTGGGGAACTCTACAGCAGTGATTAAACTAATCAGAAAAACAACAG ATATTGTATTCCTGGTGTACATATTATGTGTATCTGTGCTACTACTACTAAGTTTACTAATAGGGAGTGGGATGGTGTATATACATTGGATTGAAATTGTGCTGCTCTATAGGAATTATATATCAAAGGATGAGACTATTGGAG ATGACAAGGACTTTGATGCATTTGTTTCATATGCAAAGCAGAGCTTGGTAGTTGATGAAGCGACAAGTGACGATAGTTACGATGAAGAGAGATTTGCAACACAACTCCTACCAAGTGTACTCGAAGACAAATACAATTACAAACTTTGCCTACTGGAACGAGACATTCTGCCAGGAGGAG CTTATATTGAAGATATTGTCAACATTACTAAAAGAAGCAGGCGTGTCATTGTTATACTGTCTCAGAGATACATCGCTGGGCCCAGTTTATTTGAACTGCAAGCAGCCATCaactgtgctttggaagaggaacCTCTGAAGTTGATTCTGATTAAGTTCAAGCCTTTCATAGAGCCAGAGTCCTTGCCTCGTATTGTGAAGAAAGCTCTAAATGCCCTGCCTGTGGTAACCTGGAAAACAAAATCAAAACCCTCTCCATCCCATGTCAATGATGCCACCAAATTCTGGAATAGGATCAGGTATCACATGCCAGTGAAGAAAAACAAGACTCATGGAGAAAATGTGTTTTCTAAAAGATTAACAGTCCAGCATTGA
- the IL18RAP gene encoding interleukin-18 receptor accessory protein isoform X3, which translates to MENLCLKISLKVKAKDKKSCLEYGQSSLYLIITSKSSISCPSLSCQQGLKRSNLTWYKDGKEFTEQPNRFSLKINEVIQFTITYASDSGNYVCDYVRNMNGSQWIVRAIVEVKTGVRDTRNRPTILDPKNGTNIEAELGKPLDLKCRVLFAFEKIFQPHVKYFKLHPDSKEEQLKQTHLSAPEKDLEGTIYILTTKLDKVTTEELNAKFVCHAQNSVGNSTAVIKLIRKTTDIVFLVYILCVSVLLLLSLLIGSGMVYIHWIEIVLLYRNYISKDETIGDDKDFDAFVSYAKQSLVVDEATSDDSYDEERFATQLLPSVLEDKYNYKLCLLERDILPGGAYIEDIVNITKRSRRVIVILSQRYIAGPSLFELQAAINCALEEEPLKLILIKFKPFIEPESLPRIVKKALNALPVVTWKTKSKPSPSHVNDATKFWNRIRYHMPVKKNKTHGENVFSKRLTVQH; encoded by the exons ATGGAAAATCTTTGTTTAAAAATAAGCCTTAAAGTTAAAGCAAAGGATAAAAAAAGCTGTTTGGAATATGGACAGAGTAGTCTGTATCTTATAATAACATCTAAAAGTTCAATATCATGTCCTTCGCTAAGTTGTCAACAGGGGCTGAAGAGATCAAATCTTACATGGTACAAG GATGGAAAAGAATTTACTGAGCAACCTAACCGTTtctctttaaaaataaatgaggTGATCCAGTTTACTATAACATATGCCAGTGATTCTGGTAACTACGTGTGTGATTATGTTCGGAACatgaatggaagtcaatggataGTTAGAGCAATTGTTGAAGTGAAAACTGGTG TAAGAGACACACGTAACAGGCCAACTATTTTGGATCCCAAAAATGGAACAAATATTGAAGCAGAGCTTG GAAAACCTCTTGATCTAAAGTGCCGAGTCTTATTTGCTTTTGAAAAAATATTCCAACCACATGTAAAATATTTCAAATTGCATCCGGATTCCAAAGAAGAGCAGCTGAAACAAACACATCTTAG TGCCCCAGAAAAAGATCTTGAGGGTACGATATATATCCTCACAACCAAGCTGGATAAGGTAACCACAGAGGAACTAAATGCCAAATTTGTTTGCCATGCTCAGAATTCAGTGGGGAACTCTACAGCAGTGATTAAACTAATCAGAAAAACAACAG ATATTGTATTCCTGGTGTACATATTATGTGTATCTGTGCTACTACTACTAAGTTTACTAATAGGGAGTGGGATGGTGTATATACATTGGATTGAAATTGTGCTGCTCTATAGGAATTATATATCAAAGGATGAGACTATTGGAG ATGACAAGGACTTTGATGCATTTGTTTCATATGCAAAGCAGAGCTTGGTAGTTGATGAAGCGACAAGTGACGATAGTTACGATGAAGAGAGATTTGCAACACAACTCCTACCAAGTGTACTCGAAGACAAATACAATTACAAACTTTGCCTACTGGAACGAGACATTCTGCCAGGAGGAG CTTATATTGAAGATATTGTCAACATTACTAAAAGAAGCAGGCGTGTCATTGTTATACTGTCTCAGAGATACATCGCTGGGCCCAGTTTATTTGAACTGCAAGCAGCCATCaactgtgctttggaagaggaacCTCTGAAGTTGATTCTGATTAAGTTCAAGCCTTTCATAGAGCCAGAGTCCTTGCCTCGTATTGTGAAGAAAGCTCTAAATGCCCTGCCTGTGGTAACCTGGAAAACAAAATCAAAACCCTCTCCATCCCATGTCAATGATGCCACCAAATTCTGGAATAGGATCAGGTATCACATGCCAGTGAAGAAAAACAAGACTCATGGAGAAAATGTGTTTTCTAAAAGATTAACAGTCCAGCATTGA